In Castor canadensis chromosome 11, mCasCan1.hap1v2, whole genome shotgun sequence, a single genomic region encodes these proteins:
- the Evpl gene encoding envoplakin isoform X4: MFKGLSKGSQGKGSPKGSPTKGSPKGSPSKHSRAATQELAVLISRMQANADQVERDILETQKRLQQDKVNSEHSQPLQFQQETGRNLKEAEVLLKDLFLDVDKARRLKHPQAEEIEKDIKQLHERVTQECAEYRALYEKMVLPPDVGPRVDWARVLEQKQKEVREGQYGPGMAELEQQVAEHNILQREIETYGQQLRTLVGPDAATIRCQYRDLLKAASWRGQSLGSLYTHLQGCTRQLSALVEQQRRILQQDWSDLMADPVGVRREYEHFKEHELLGQEQSVNQLEDDGERMVQLGHPAARQIQVHQEALKMEWQNFLNLCICQESQLQHVEDYRRFQEEADSVSQTLEKLSANLDSKYSPIPGGSPTELLQQLEAEEKQLTMAEKTIGDLKWQSREVAPLPLRRNPPQQPLHVDSICDWDSGEVQLFRGEQYTLVDNTDPYTWVVQGPGGETKSAPATCFHIPAPDPEAVAKVSRLALELQDLKQKLATVQSRLKATTKEPLQPGPQGTRGFREGLGPSQADMRWAWTPSAPLPPAPAGLISADPQAQKLLTQMTRLDDDLEQIEKQVLTWTRTPLNRSTPLEDLEGRIHSLEGTVQRLQTLGAEKEAAQQDCEAFLSERPVGPAALQLPMALNNVKNKYSDTQILCNLYGEKAKAALGLEQQIRDADKVIRGFESTLAQEAPIPDGPGALQERVSQLQHQRRELLEQQACVLGLHRRLKATENACSALQNNFQEYCQDLPRQQRQVRALTDRYHTVGDQLDLREKMVQDASLTYQQFKNCRDNLSSWLEQLPQNQVRPSDGPSQIAYKLQAQKRLTQEIQGRERDRARASCLSQDLQAVLQDYELQADTYRCSLEPTQAVSAPKRPRVVPLQESIQAQEKNLARTYTEVTAAHQQQLHQLEFARRMLEKKELSEDIQVTHDAKQGAKSPAQVRRESEVLKSQLEEERKRVAQVQCELEEQRRQLLQLRTQRPVERLEEKEVVEFYRDPQLESSVAKVKSQVEEEGKRQAGLQVDLEAVTQKVVQLESKRKTMQPHLLTKEVTRIERDPGLDSQATQLHSEIQKLHGENSAILVRLEMLKKDLLALEQKEVNVKEKVVVKEVVKVEKDLEMVKATQALRLQIKEDAVRRKGTEEAVARLQAHIKDLEQVISSVEPKVIVKEVTRVEQDPGLLKESSRLRSLLEEERNKNSTLARELRDLQSKYSVVEKQKPKVQFQERVSEIFQVDPATEQEITRLRRALQETASKRKNVEEEVERLLPDLAVLRVQKPAVEYKEVIQEVVRHEKNPEVLREIDRLKAQLNELVNVDGRCQEQLIRLQGERDEWKRERSKVETKMVNKEVVRHEKDPVLEKEAKRLRQEVREAAQKRRAAEEVVYELQNKYLLLERRRPEEKVVVQEVVVTQKDPKLREDHSRLSRSLDEEVGRRRQLEREVQQLRASVEEKEGLLSFQEDRSKKLATEKELRQLTLRIQELEKRPPAVQGKIIMEEVVKLEKDPDLERSTEALRRDLDQEKTKVMELHRESKNLQVQIDVLQKTKSQEKTIYKEVIRVEKDQVLEGERARVWEMVSRERAARQGREEKVRHLREQIDRAEALRRTWSREEAELQKSRDQASLERGRLQQELRELERQKQQKALQLEEEAKVLSQKTESEWQKAAQKGQVLSKLEAAILQEKDQIYEKERTLRDLHTKVSREELSQETQTRETNLSTKICILEPETGNDMSPYEAYKRGIIDRAQYLQLQELECDWEEVTTSGPCGEESVLLDRKSGKQYSIEAALRCHRISKEEYHLYKEGRLPISEFALLVAGETKPCSSLSIGSIISKSPLCSPVPQSTGFFSPGLSLGLTDDSFPIAGVYDTTTDNKCSIKTAVAKNMLDPITGQKLLEAQAATGGIVDLLNRERYSVHKALERGLIENTSMQRLLNAQKAFTGIEDPVTKKRLSVGEAIQKGWMPLESVFSHLLVQHLTGGLIDPKRTGRIPIPQAVQCGMISEDLGQLLQDESGYEKDLTDPISKERLSYKEAMGRCRKDPLSGLLLLPAALEGYRCYRAASPAFPRSCVR, translated from the exons ATGTTCAAGGGGCTGAGCAAAGGCTCCCAGGGGAAGGGGTCCCCCAAGGGCTCCCCAACCAAGGGATCCCCCAAGGGCTCCCCCAGCAAGCACAGCCG GGCTGCCACCCAGGAACTGGCTGTGCTCATCTCCCGCATGCAAGCCAATGCTGACCAGGTGGAGAGAGACATCCTGGAGACCCAGAAGAGGCTGCAGCAG GACAAGGTGAACAGTGAGCACAGTCAGCCCCTGCAGTTCCAGCAGGAGACAGGCCGCAACCTGAAGGAGGCGGAGGTGCTGCTCAAAGACCTCTTCCTGGATGTGGACAAGGCCCGGAGGCTCAAGCACCCGCAGGCAGAGGAAATTGAGAAGGA CATCAAGCAGTTGCATGAGCGAGTGACCCAGGAGTGTGCTGAGTACCGTGCCCTGTATGAGAAGATGGTTCTGCCGCCCGATGTGGGGCCCAGGGTTGACTGGGCACGTGTGCTGGAACAGAAACAG AAGGAGGTCCGTGAGGGCCAGTACGGGCCAGGCATGGCAGAGCTGGAGCAGCAGGTTGCAGAGCACAACATTCTGCAGAGGGAGATCGAGACCTACGGGCAGCAGCTGCGGACTCTCGTGGGACCG GATGCAGCTACCATCCGGTGCCAATACCGAGACCTACTG AAAGCGGCCTCGTGGCGCGGGCAGAGCCTGGGCAGCTTGTACACGCACCTGCAGGGCTGCACGCGGCAGCTGAGCGCCCTGGTCGAGCAGCAACGTCGCATCCTGCAGCAGGACTGGAGCGACCTCATGGCCGACCCCGTGGGCGTGCGGCGGGAGTACGAG CACTTCAAGGAGCACGAGCTGCTGGGCCAGGAGCAGAGCGTGAACCAGCTGGAGGACGACGGCGAGCGCATGGTGCAGCTCGGGCACCCGGCCGCCCGGCAGATCCAG GTGCACCAGGAGGCGCTGAAGATGGAGTGGCAGAACTTCCTGAACCTGTGCATCTGCCAGGAGAGCCAGCTGCAGCACGTAGAGGACTATCGCCGG ttccaggaagagGCCGACTCAGTCAGCCAGACTCTGGAGAAGCTAAGTGCCAACTTGGACTCCAAATACAGCCCTATTCCTGGGGGATCCCCTACAGAGCTGCTGCAACAGCTGGAG GCAGAGGAGAAGCAGCTGACCATGGCTGAGAAGACCATTGGAgacctcaagtggcagagccggGAGGTGGCACCTCTGCCGCTGCGCAGGAACCCACCCCAGCAGCCCCTGCATGTGGACAGCATCTGTGACTGGGACTCAGGAGAA GTGCAGCTATTTCGGGGAGAGCAGTATACACTGGTAGACAACACTGACCCGTATACCTGGGTGGTGCAGGGCCCTGGAGGGGAAACCAAGAGTGCTCCAGCTACCTGCTTCCACATCCCAGCACCAGACCCTGAAGCTGTGGCCAAGGTCTCCAG gctggccttggagcTGCAGGACCTGAAGCAGAAACTGGCCACAGTCCAAAGCCGCCTGAAGGCCACTACCAAAGAGCCTTTACAGCCTGGACCACAGGGTACCAGGGGCTTCAGGGAGGGGCTT GGGCCATCTCAGGCAGACATGAGGTGGGCGTGGACCCCATCAGCACCTCTGCCCCCAGCTCCAGCTGGCTTGATTTCAGCAGACCCACAGGCCCAGAAGCTCCTGACACAGATGACCCGGCTGGATGATGACTTGGAACAGATAGAGAAGCAGGTGCTGACCTGGACCCGGACCCCACTGAACCGCTCCACCCCACTGGAGGATCTGGAAGGCCGCATCCACAGCCTCGAG GGCACAGTACAGCGCCTGCAGACCCTGGGAGCTGAGAAGGAGGCAGCTCAGCAGGACTGTGAGGCATTTCTGTCTGAGCGGCCTGTGGGCCCAGCAGCCCTGCAGTTGCCCATGGCGCTCAACAATGTCAAGAATAAGTACAGCGACACGCAGATTCTGTGTAACCTCTATGGGGAGAA AGCCAAGGCTGCCCTGGGTCTAGAGCAGCAGATCCGAGATGCAGACAAGGTCATCCGAGGCTTTGAGTCCACCCTGGCACAGGAGGCTCCCATCCCCGATGGCCCAGGGGCACTGCAGGAGAGGGTCAGCCAGCTGCAG CACCAGCGGCGGGAGCTTCTGGAGCAGCAGGCCTGTGTGTTGGGGCTGCACCGCCGGCTGAAGGCCACCGAGAATGCATGCAGTGCGCTGCAGAACAACTTCCAAGAGTACTGCCAAGATCTGCCTCGCCAGCAGCGCCAGGTGCGGGCCCTTACCGACCGCTACCACACTGTGGGGGACCAGCTGGATCTGCG GGAGAAGATGGTGCAGGATGCCAGCCTCACCTACCAGCAGTTCAAGAACTGCAGAGACAACCTGAGCTCCTGGCTGGAGCAACTGCCCCAAAACCAGGTGCGGCCCAGCGATGGGCCCAGCCAGATCGCCTACAAGCTGCAAGCGCAGAAG AGGCTGACACAGGAGATCCAAGGCCGAGAGCGGGACAGGGCCAGAGCATCCTGTCTCTCCCAGGACCTGCAGGCAGTTCTCCAG GACTATGAGCTTCAGGCTGATACCTATCGTTGCTCCCTGGAGCCCACCCAGGCAGTGTCAGCTCCCAAGAGACCCCGAGTGGTCCCCCTGCAGGAGAGTATCCAGGCCCAG GAGAAGAACCTTGCCAGGACCTACACTGAGGTCACAGCTGCCCACCAGCAGCAGCTGCACCAGCTGGAATTTGCTAGAAGGATGCTAGAGAAG AAGGAGCTCAGTGAGGACATCCAGGTGACCCATGATGCAAAGCAGGGAGCCAAGAGCCCAGCCCAAGTAAGGAGGGAGTCAGAGGTTCTGAAGTCCcagctggaggaggagaggaagcgGGTGGCCCAGGTGCAGTGTGAGCTGGAAGAACAGAGGCGCCAGCTACTGCAACTGAGGACCCAGCGGCCTGTGGAGAGGCTGGAGGAGAAGGAAGTTGTGGAGTTCTACCGAGACCCCCAGCTGGAGAGCAGTGTGGCCAAGGTGAAGTCCCAGGTGGAGGAAGAGGGCAAGAGACAGGCTGGTCTGCAGGTAGATCTGGAGGCGGTGACCCAGAAGGTTGTCCAGTTGGAGAGCAAGAGAAAGACCATGCAGCCTCACCTGCTGACCAAGGAGGTCACCCGGATTGAGAGGGACCCTGGCCTCGACAGCCAGGCGACCCAGCTGCACAGTGAGATCCAGAAGCTGCATGGGGAGAATTCTGCCATCTTGGTCAGGCTGGAGATGCTGAAGAAGGACCTCCTGGCTCTGGAGCAGAAGGAGGTGAACGTGAAGGAGAAGGTCGTGGTGAAAGAAGTGGTAAAGGTAGAGAAGGATCTGGAAATGGTTAAGGCAACCCAGGCTCTGAGGCTGCAGATTAAGGAAGATGCTGTGCGGAGGAAGGGGACGGAGGAGGCCGTGGCCAGGCTGCAGGCTCACATCAAAGACCTGGAGCAGGTCATCAGCTCAGTGGAGCCCAAGGTCATTGTGAAGGAGGTAACGAGGGTGGAGCAGGATCCTGGCCTTCTAAAAGAGTCTTCCAGACTGAGAAGCCtgctggaggaggagaggaacaAGAATTCAACACTGGCCAGGGAACTGAGGGACCTGCAGAGCAAGTACAGTGTGGTGGAGAAGCAGAAACCCAAGGTGCAGTTCCAGGAGAGAGTCAGTGAGATCTTCCAGGTGGACCCGGCGACAGAACAGGAGATCACACGGCTCAGGAGAGCGCTGCAGGAGACAGCCAGCAAGAGGAAAAacgtggaggaggaggtggaaagGCTGCTGCCGGACCTGGCAGTCCTGCGGGTCCAGAAGCCCGCAGTGGAGTACAAGGAGGTGATCCAGGAGGTGGTGAGGCATGAGAAGAACCCAGAGGTGCTGCGTGAGATCGACCGCCTCAAGGCTCAGCTCAATGAGCTGGTCAATGTCGATGGGCGCTGCCAGGAGCAGCTCATCAGGCTGCAGGGGGAACGTGACGAGTGGAAGCGGGAGCGGTCGAAGGTGGAGACCAAGATGGTGAACAAGGAGGTGGTACGCCACGAGAAGGACCCAGTGCTGGAGAAGGAGGCCAAGCGGCTCCGCCAGGAGGTGCGGGAAGCAGCCCAGAAGAGGCGGGCTGCTGAGGAGGTGGTCTACGAGCTGCAGAACAAGTACCTGCTGCTGGAGAGGAGGCGTCCCGAGGAGAAGGTGGTGGTGCAGGAAGTAGTGGTCACTCAGAAGGACCCAAAGCTACGTGAGGACCACAGCCGACTGAGCCGCAGCCTGGATGAAGAAGTGGGTCGCCGGCGGCAACTGGAGCGAGAGGTGCAGCAGCTACGAGCCAGtgtggaggagaaggaaggcCTGCTCAGCTTCCAGGAGGACCGCAGCAAGAAACTGGCCACGGAGAAGGAGCTGCGGCAACTGACCCTGAGGATCCAAGAGCTGGAGAAACGGCCTCCTGCAGTGCAGGGGAAGATCATCATGGAGGAAGTGGTCAAGCTGGAGAAGGATCCAGATCTGGAGAGATCCACTGAAGCCCTGCGGCGGGACCTGGACCAGGAAAAGACCAAAGTGATGGAGCTACATCGGGAGTCCAAGAACCTGCAGGTCCAGATTGATGTCCTCCAAAAAACCAAATCGCAGGAGAAGACCATCTACAAGGAAGTGATCAGGGTGGAGAAGGACCAGGTGCTGGAGGGTGAGCGGGCCCGGGTATGGGAAATGGTCAGCAGAGAGCGGGCAGCCCGCCAGGGCCGGGAGGAGAAGGTGCGGCATTTGCGGGAGCAGATCGACAGGGCGGAGGCACTGAGGAGGACCTGGTCCAGGGAAGAGGCTGAGCTGCAGAAGTCCCgggaccaggccagcctggagcgAGGGAGGCTACAACAGGAGCTGCGGGAGCTGGAGAGGCAGAAGCAGCAGAAAGCATTGCAGCTAGAGGAGGAGGCGAAGGTGCTCAGCCAGAAGACGGAGAGTGAGTGGCAGAAGGCAGCCCAGAAAGGCCAGGTGCTCTCAAAGCTTGAGGCTGCCATTCTCCAGGAAAAGGACCAGATCTACGAGAAGGAGAGGACCCTTCGGGACCTGCACACCAAGGTGAGCCGGGAGGAGCTCAGCCAAGAGACCCAGACAAGGGAGACCAACCTTTCCACCAAGATCTGCATCTTGGAGCCGGAGACTGGTAACGATATGTCCCCATATGAGGCCTACAAGAGGGGTATCATTGACCGAGCCCAGTACCTCCAGCTGCAGGAGCTAGAGTGTGACTGGGAGGAGGTCACCACCTCAGGTCCCTGCGGGGAGGAGTCTGTGCTCCTGGACCGCAAGAGTGGGAAGCAATACTCCATCGAGGCCGCCCTCCGTTGCCACCGCATCTCCAAAGAGGAGTACCACCTGTACAAGGAAGGCCGTCTCCCCATCTCTGAGTTTGCTTTGCTTGTGGCAGGGGAGACCAAGCCCTGCTCCTCACTTTCCATTGGCTCCATCATCTCCAAGTCTCCTCTCTGTTCCCCAGTCCCCCAGAGCACCGGTTTCTTTTCCCCAGGCCTCTCTCTTGGGCTCACAGATGACAGCTTCCCCATCGCCGGTGTCTACGACACAACCACAGACAACAAGTGCAGCATTAAGACGGCTGTGGCCAAGAATATGCTAGACCCCATCACTGGGCAGAAGCTGCTGGAGGCCCAGGCGGCCACAGGAGGAATTGTGGACCTTCTCAATCGTGAGCGCTACTCTGTGCACAAGGCGTTGGAGAGGGGGCTGATCGAGAACACCTCCATGCAGCGGTTACTCAATGCCCAGAAGGCCTTCACTGGCATCGAGGACCCGGTCACCAAGAAGAGGCTGTCGGTGGGAGAGGCCATCCAGAAGGGCTGGATGCCCCTGGAGAGTGTGTTTTCACACCTGCTGGTGCAGCACCTGACTGGGGGGCTCATTGATCCCAAGAGGACGGGACGAATCCCTATCCCTCAAGCTGTGCAATGTGGTATGATCAGTGAAGACCTGGGGCAGCTCCTGCAGGACGAGTCTGGCTATGAGAAGGATTtgacagaccccatctccaaggaACGTCTGAGCTACAAGGAGGCCATGGGGCGTTGCCGCAAAGACCCCCTGAGCGGCCTGTTGCTCCTCCCAGCTGCACTGGAGGGGTACCGCTGCTACCGCGCAGCCTCCCCTGCCTTCCCTCGCTCCTGTGTGCGCTAA